DNA from Arthrobacter sp. StoSoilB19:
CCGTTGCCATCGAACTGCTTGCCGCTGAGGCCGCGGAAGTCGCGGATACGGGGCAGGGCCAGGGTGACCAGGCGGTCCACGAATTCCCACATGCGGTCGCCACGCAGGGTTGCGTGTGCACCGATGGGCATGCCTTCGCGCAGCTTGAACTGTGCGATCGACTTGCGGGCCTTGGTAACCTGCGGCTTCTGGCCGGTGATCTGGGTGAGGTCGCGGACAGCGCCGTCGATCAGCTTGGAGTCCTTGGCGGCATCTCCAACACCCATGTTCACAACAACCTTCACCAGGCGGGGTACCTGGTTCACGTTCTCGTACTTGAATTCATCCTGGAGCGTTGCCTTGATGGATTCGGCGTACTTGGTCTTCAGACGAGGAACGATCTTCGTTGCCGGAGTCTCGAGAGTCTCAGTCATTAGATGTCCTTCCCGGAGCTCTTGGACACGCGGATGCGGACGGTCTTCTTGACACCGTTCTTCTCCACCGTGTCGAGGCGGAAGCCCACGCGGGTCGGCTTCTTGGTCGACGGGTCAACCAGGGCCACGTTGGAAATGTGGATCGGGGCCTCTACGACCTCGATGCCACCGGTCTTGGTGCCGCGCTGCGACTGTCCAACCCGGGTGTGCTTGGTGACGCGGTTGATACCCTCAACCAGCACGCGGTTGGTGTCGGTGAATACGCGCAGAACCTTGCCCTGCTTGCCGCGGTCGCCGCCGCGCTCAGCCTTGGCGCCAGTGATGACCTGAACCAGGTCACCCTTCTTGATCTTTGCAGCCATGGACTAGAGCACCTCCGGAGCCAGAGAAACGATCTTCATGAACTTCTTGTCACGCAGTTCACGACCAACCGGTCCGAAGATACGGGTACCGCGGGGGTCACCGTCGTTCTTCAGGATCACAGCTGCGTTCTCGTCAAACTTGATGTAGGAACCATCCGCACGGCGGCGTTCCTTCTTGGTACGGACGATGACGGCCTTGACCACATCGCCCTTCTTTACGTTGCCGCCCGGGATTGCATCCTTGACGGTGGCGACAATGACGTCACCGATGCCTGCGTAGCGACGGCCGGATCCACCGAGAACGCGAATGGTAAGGATTTCCTTAGCACCCGTGTTGTCGGCGACCTTGAGTCGCGACTCCTGCTGAATCACTATTTACTCCTTGCGTCGCGCCGGTTCTCAGGCCGTGATCTTGCTACGGAATGAGCCTTGCGGAACGGTTGATCGGGGTGTCTCTTGACCTGCCTGGATTTTGCCAGACCAGGCCTAAACGCCCGTGCCAGAAGCAGTTGCTCCCATCCGGTCCGGGACGGATCCCGGGCGCACAGGGGCACTATGCTGTGGCACGCTTGTTTACGAGGTTGATGACGGCGCGCGAAAGGCGCCATACAAACTCAATATCCTAGCACGTTTTCCGCCGGTCCCCATATCACCACCGCCCACCACCCCGCAAGACGGACGACGGCGTCACGCAGGGCAGCCTTTCGGCCCACCAAAGGTGCCACTCCCCCGCCAGTCCAGGCGCCGCCGTCGTCCGGCAGTCCACTACGCCCCATCACTACCTGCAGGAAATCCTCCAACGCGCCATCACCTCCCGCTGGTACGTTTCGGCAAGTGATGTGGCGTTTCCGAAAAGCGTGCAGGAAGTGATGGGGCGTCTGTGTGGGACGGACGGCCACGCCCGCTGTCCGTTAAACGAGGAAGCCCCTGCTCCCGGGAGGGAGCAGGGGCAACAGCTAAGCAGCAGGTGCTACTTGGCCTTCTCGAGGATTTCCACGAGCCGCCAGTTCTTGGTGGCGGACAGCGGACGGGTCTCGGCGATGACTACGAGGTCGCCGATGCCGGCGGTGTTCTCTTCGTCGTGTGCCTTGACCTTGGAAGTGCGGCGGATGACCTTGCCGTACAGTGCGTGCTTCACGCGGTCTTCAACCTCGACGACGATGGTCTTTTCCATCTTGTCAGAGACCACGTAGCCGCGACGGGTCTTGCGGTAACCGCGCTGCCCAGCCTTGGCTGCGGTAGCAGTTTCGGTCACGTTCTGGTCCTTTTCACTCACTTGGCGTCCTCCTCGGTCTCAGCCTTTTCAGCCTTGTCGGCCTTCTTGGTTGAAGCCTTCTTGGACTTCTTCTCTTCCTTGGCTTCCACAACCGGTGCGGCAACCTCGGCACGAATGCCCAGCTCGCGTTCGCGGAGAACGGTGTAGATGCGGGCGATGTCCTTCTTTACCGCGCGCAGGCGACCGTGGTTCTCCAGCTGTCCGGTGGCGGACTGGAAACGCAGGTTGAACAGCTCTTCCTTGGCCTTGCGGAGTTCTTCAACGAGACGCTCGTTGTCGAAACCGTCCAGCTGTGCGGGAGCCAGATCCTTGGATCCTACTGCCATTTCTACTCACCACCTTCGCGACGCACAATGCGTGCCTTCAACGGCAGCTTGTGGATTGCCAGGCGCAGGGCCTCGCGAGCTACCTCTTCATTGACACCGGAGAGTTCGAAAAGAACCCGGCCCGGCTTGACGTTGGCGACCCACCATTCCGGTGAACCCTTACCGGAACCCATGCGGGTTTCGGCCGGCTTCTTGGTCAGGGGACGGTCCGGGTAGATGTTGATCCAGACCTTACCGCCACGCTTGATGTGGCGGGTCATCGCAATACGGGCAGATTCGATCTGGCGGTTGGTGACGTATGCCGGGCTCAGGGCCTGGATACCCCACTCACCGAACGAGACCTCGGTGCCGCCCGTGGCAGCGCCGGAACGACCCGGGTGGTGCTGCTTACGGTGCTTGACTCGACGTGGGATAAGCATTTAAGCCTGTCCTCCTTCTACAGCAGCAGGTGCTGCTTCAACTGCCGGTGCTTCGGCAGCAGGAGCTGCGTCAGCGGCCGGGCGGTCGGTGCGACGGCGGCGGTCACCACGGTCAGCGCCACCCGGGCGGCCGGGACGGTCGCCACGGTTACCGCGGGACGGAGCTGCAGCAGCCTGTGCTGCCAGTTCCTTGGCGGTGACGTCACCCTTGTAGATCCAGACCTTCACGCCGATACGGCCGAAGGTGGTCTTGGCTTCGTAGAAGCCGTAGTCGATGTTCGCGCGGAGGGTGTGCAGGGGCACACGGCCTTCGCGGTAGAACTCCGAGCGGGACATTTCAGCGCCACCCAGGCGGCCCGAGCAGGCGATACGGATGCCCTTGGCACCTGCACGCTGAGCGGACTGCATGGCCTTCTTCATCGCACGGCGGAATGCCACGCGGGAAGTCAGCTGCTCTGCAACGCCCTGGGCAACAAGCTGGGCTTCCATCTCGGGGTTCTTGACCTCGAGGATGTTCAGCTGGACCTGCTTGCCGGTGAGCTTTTCGAGCTCGCCGCGGATGCGGTCTGCTTCTGCTCCACGGCGGCCGATGACGATGCCGGGACGTGCCGTGTGGATGTCCACGCGGACACGGTCACGGGTGCGCTCGATCTCGACCTTGGCGATGCCGGCGCGCTCCATGCCCGTGGACATGAGCTGGCGGATGCGGATGTCTTCGCGGACGAAGTCCTTGTACCGCTGGCCTGCCTTGGTGCTGTCAGCGAACCAGTGCGATACGTGATCGGTGGTGATGCCGAGTCGGAACCCGTGCGGGTTTACTTTCTGTCCCACTTAGCGAGCCTCCTCTTTCTCCGGGGTAGCGACTACCACGGTGATGTGGCTGGTGCGCTTCTTGATCTGAAATGCACGACCCTGGGCACGCGGCTGGAACCGCTTCATGGTCGGGCCTTCATCAACAAACGCTTCGCTGATGATGAGGTCGCCTTCGTCAAACGCCACGCCGTCGCGGTCCGCGAGGACCCGGGCGTTGGAGATTGCCGACTGAACTACCTTGAATACCGGCTCCGAAGCTGCCTGGGGGGCAAACTTCAGAATTGCCAGAGCCTCATTCGCTTGCAATCCACGAACAAGGTTGACGACGCGCCGGGCCTTCATAGGCGTTACGCGGATGTGGCGCGCAATTGCCTTGGCTTCCATTGCTTTCCTTCTCTCGTCTTTGACGTAAACGCAGGCGCCTAGCGGCGCTTGCCCTTACGGTCGTCCTTGACATGGCCGCGGAATGTCCGCGTGGGAGCGAATTCGCCGAGCTTGTGCCCGACCATCGACTCAGTGACAAACACCGGGATGTGCTTGCGTCCGTCGTGTACGGCGATCGTGTGTCCGAGCATGTCGGGGATGATCATCGAACGGCGGGACCAGGTCTTGATGACGTTCTTGGTGCCCTTTTCGTTTTCCCTGGCTACCTTCACAAAGAGGTGCTGGTCAACGAAAGGACCTTTTTTCAGGCTGCGTGGCATGTGTCCAGGCTCCTATCGCTTGTTCTTGCCAGTACGACGGCGACGCACAATAAGCTTGTCGCTCTCTTTGTTGGGGCGGCGGGTGCGGCCTTCACGCTTACCGTTCGGGTTGACGGGGTTACGTCCACCGGACGTCTTACCCTCGCCACCACCGTGCGGGTGGTCAACCGGGTTCATGGCAACACCACGGACGGTCGGGCGGACGCCCTTCCACCGCATACGGCCGGCCTTGCCCCAGTTGATGTTCGACTGCTCGGCGTTGCCCACCTCGCCGACGGTTGCGCGGCAGCGCACGTCAACGTTGCGGATTTCACCGGAAGGCAGGCGCAGCTGGGCGAAGCGGCCTTCCTTGGCAACAAGCTGGATGGATGCGCCGGCGGAGCGGCCCATCTTGGCGCCGCCACCCGGACGCAGTTCCACTGCGTGGATAACGGTACCCACCGGGATGTTGAGCAGGGGCAGGTTGTTACCGGGCTTGATGTCAGCACCGGCACCTGCCTCGACAACGTCACCCTGGGAGAGCTTGTTGGGAGCGATGATGTAACGCTTGGTGCCATCAACGTAGTGCAGGAGGGCGATGCGAGCCGTGCGGTTCGGATCGTACTCGATTTCGGCAACGCGGGCGTTGACGCCGTCCTTGTCGTGGCGACGGAAGTCGATCAGACGGTACTGGCGCTTGTGCCCACCACCCTTGTGACGGGTGGTGATCTTACCGGTGTTGTTACGGCCGCCCTTCTTGGGCAGCGGACGTACCAACGACTTTTCCGGCGTCGCCCGCGTAATTTCGATGAAGTCCGCTACGCTCGAGCCACGACGGCCCGGGGTAGTCGGCTTGTACTTACGGATTCCCATAATTTATTTCCTCGTTAAAGTGGTCTCCGCTACGCGAGCGGACCGCCGAAGATGTCGATGGTGCCTTCTTTGAGGGTGACAATCGCACGCTTGGTGTTCTTGCGGGTACCCCATCCGAATTTGGTGCGCTTGCGCTTACCGGCACGGTTGATGGTGTTGATCGATTCGACCTTGACGGAGAAGATCTTCTCCACGGCCAGCTTGATCTCGGTCTTGTTCGAACGGGGGTCCACCAGGAAGGTGTACTTGCCCTCGTCGATCAGGCCGTAGCTCTTTTCCGACACGACGGGTGCAAGCACGACGTCGCGGGGATCCTTGATGGTGGCTGCACTCACTTGGCATCCTCCTCGTTCTTAGCTGCCTTAGCGGCAACGAATGCGTCGTAGGCAGCCTTGGTGAAGACAACGTCATCAGAGACGAGAACGTCGTAGGTGTTCAGCTGGTCTACGTACAGAACGTGAACGCCGGCGAGGTTGCGCACGGACAGTGCGGCAACGTCGTTATCGCGCTCGATGACGACCAGCAGGTTCTTGCGGTCGGACACACCGCGGAGCGTTGCCAGTGCGGTCTTGGCGGAGGGCTTGGTGCCTTCAACCAGTTCTGCGACAACGTGGATGCGACCGTTGCGGGCCCGGTCAGACAGTGCGCCGCGCAGTGCAGCAGCAATCATCTTCTTGGGGGTGCGCTGGCTGTAGTCACGCGGGGTGGGACCGTGGACGATGCCACCGCCGGTCATGTGGGGAGCACGGATGGAACCCTGACGGGCGCGGCCGGTGCCCTTCTGCTTGAACGGCTTGCGTCCTGCACCGGAAACTTCAGCGCGGGTCTTGGTCTTGTGGGTTCCCTGGCGGGCAGCAGCGAGCTGGGCAACGACAACCTGGTGCAGCAGCGGCACGTTGGTCTGAACGTCGAAGATCTCTGCAGGCAGGTCAACCTGGACAGTGTTAGCCATTGAACTAGGCTCCCTTCACGGCGGTGCGTACGAGTACGACCTGGCCGCGGGCGCCGGGAACGGCACCCTTGATCAGGAGCAGCGACTTCTCGACGTCAACCGCGTGGACCGTGAGGTTCAGCGTGGTGTGACGAACGGCGCCCATGCGGCCGGCCATTTTCATGCCCTTGAAGACGCGGCTCGGGGTGGATGCGCCACCGATTGAACCGGGCTTACGGTGGTTCTTGTGGGCACCGTGGGAAGCTCCAACACCGTGGAAGCCGTGACGCTTCATAACACCGGCGAAGCCCTTACCCTTGGTGGTGCCGATGACGTCGATCTTCTGGCCGGCTTCGAAGACCTCTACGGAGAGCTCCTGGCCCAGCTCGTACTCGGCAGCATCTGCGGTACGGAGTTCGACGACGTGGCGGCGAGGCGTGACGCCTGCCTTTTCAAAGTGACCAGCCAGCGGCTTGGTGACCTTGCGGGGATCGATCTGGCCGTAGCCGATCTGAACGGCGACGTAGCCATCGGTCTCAGCGTTGCGCAGCTGGGTGATGACGTTCGAGTCTGCCTGGACCACAGTGACGGGGATGAGCTTGTTGTTCTCGTCCCAGACCTGGGTCATGCCGAGCTTCGTGCCCAACAGGCCCTTTACGTTACGGGTTGCGGTCATAGTTTCTCAGCACCTCCCTACAGCTTGATTTCGATGTTCACGTCAGCCGGCAGGTCGAGACGCATGAGCGAATCAACAGCCTTCGGCGTGGGATCGATGATGTCGATAAGACGCTTGTGCGTGCGCATTTCAAAGTGCTCGCGGCTGTCCTTGTACTTGTGCGGAGAGCGGATCACGCAGTACACGTTCTTCTCCGTCGGCAGCGGCACGGGGCCGACTACCGTTGCGCCTGCGCGCGTGACCGTCTCAACGATCTTCCGTGCTGAAACGTCAATGACCTCGTGGTCGTATGACTTCAGCCGGATGCGGATTTTTTGTCCCGCCATGTCGCCTGACTCTCTTTCAGTCTGTGCTTCCCCGGTTTAGGGCTGCCCTGTTCACTTACTCGTTGTATGGCTGCCGAAGCATTTGAGGTCGTAACCACCATCCGCCGCACAAACTGAATCCGGATGAATCCGGGTTCCTCACCTTGCCGGCGTAACCGACCCCCGCGGTCGGGCGTGTCGCGCTGGGCGCACATATAAATCCGCAGTTCCATGGGGGTGGGTTATGTTTGGTCTTCAGCTTGGACCCTGCACCCGGCATTATCCGGATCGGGACGCGAAGAAGCGCTTGAACAACTCATCTAGTATGCCGGAAATCCGCGGCAGATGCGAATCGGCTCCGGGTCCGGGCTGGTCACCGGCCATTGCCGCGGACCCGAACGCGCTGGATGATAGGGAGCATGACCCTGGAAGGCACTGAATCGGTGACCGAACTGGCCGGACGCGTTCCGCCGTCGTTCACGCTTGGCGTCGCGGCGGCGGCGTTCCAAATTGAAGGCGCACTCAAGGCCGGGGGCCGTGGGCCATCGGGGTGGGATGCCTTTGCGGAGAAGCCCGGCGCCATCCAGGACGGACACTCCCCCGCCGTGGCCTGCGACCATTACAACAGGTTGCCGGAGGATGTGGCGCTGCTCAAGGAACTGGGCGTTGACTCATACCGGTTCTCGCTGTCCTGGCCACGCATCCAGCCGGATGGCCAGGGCGGCTTCAATCCCGAGGGCCTGGACTTTTACGACCGGCTGATCGACCAACTCCTTGAGGCCGGCATTTCCCCCATGGCAACGCTCTACCACTGGGACACCCCGTTGCCCCTGGAACACCGCGGCGGCTGGCTGAACCGTGACACCGCGGAGCGGTTTGGCGAGTATGCCAGGGCTGCCGGCGAGCGGTTCGGCGACCGTGTGGCGCAGTGGGTCACCCTCAACGAACCGGTCTCGGTCACCCTGAACGGCTATGCCCTTGGAGTGCACGCACCGGGGCGCCGGTTGATGTTTGACGCCCTTCCCGCCATCCATCACCAGCTCCTGGCGCACGGGCTCGGCGTGCAGGCACTGCGGGCTGCCGGCGTGGCGGGCGGCATCGGCCTGACCAACCTGCATTCCCCCGTTAGGCCCGCCACCAGGAAGCTTGGCGACCGGCTGGTGGCCCATCTCTACGACCTGCTCATGAACAGGATCTATGCCGACCCCGTCCTGCTGGGCCAATACCCCTCGCTGCCGCTGTACGCTAAGCCCTGGCTGCGATCAATCGGCAGGATTTCCGATGCGGACCTCCGGACCATCCACCAGCCGCTGGACTTCTACGGACTGAACTACTACTTCCCCGTCAAGGTGGCCCTGGGGCCGGGCATCACTCCCCTGCCTGCGGATATGCACAAGCAACTCGCCAAGCTGCCCTTCCACGAGGTTGGCTACTCCGAGTTCGACAGCACAGGATTCGGCTGGCCCGTGGCACCTGACCATCTGGGAATCCTGCTGCGGGAAATGCGGGACCGGTACGGAGCGGCCCTCCCGCCGGTGTACATCACCGAGGGCGGTGCCAGCTTCCCCGAACCCGACCGTATCGCCGGCACACTGGAAGACACCGACCGCGTGGAGTACCTTGCCGCACATCTGACGGCAGCGCTTGACGCCACCGCCCCCGGCGGCCACGCCGAGGGCGTGGATCTCCGGGGCTACTACGTCTGGACGCTGATGGACAACTTTGAGTGGGCGGCCGGCTACTCGCAGCGTTTTGGGCTGGTGCACGTGGACTTCGAGACACTGGAGCGGACGCCCAAGCGGTCCTTCTACTGGTACCAGGCGTTGTCCAGGGCACGGCGCCACCGGCCACATTAGTGGCGCGCCACCGGCCAGGTTAGTGGCGCCACCGGCACCGTAGCGACGGCGGCGGGTTCAGCCGTGTCCCAACACCGTGAGGAAGATCAGCACGCAGTTCAAACCCACGATCAGGGTGGCGCTGGTCCACCCGGCGATCTTGAGCGGCTTTGAATCGGCATGGATGCCCATCACCTTGCGGCTGCCGGTGAGCCGGATCAAGGGGATCAGCGCGAACGGGATGCCGAAACTCAGGAGGACCTGGCTCAGGACCAACGCCAGCGTCGGTTCAATCCCTGCGCCCAGGACCGCCAGCGCGGGAATCAGGGTGACGGTCCGCCGGACCAGCAGGGGAATCCGCACCTTGAGGAGGCCGCCCATGATGGTGGCCCCGGCGTAGCATCCCACCGAGGTGGACGCCAGGCCGGAGGCCAGCAGGCCCACAGCGAAAACGACGCCGATCACAGGGCCCAGTGCGGACGTCACGGCAGCGTGCGCGCCGGCTATGGTGTCAGTACCCTCCACGCCGCGAAGGCTGGAGGCAGCCAGCAGCAGCATGGCAATGTTGACGACGCCGGCGAGCAGCAGAGCGCCGGCGACATCCACGCGCGTGGTTCGGATCAGCCGGGTCCTGACCGCCGGATCTTCCGAGAATCCGTGGCGGTCGCGGGCAAGGGCGGAATGCAGGTAGATGGCATGCGGCATAACCGTGGCCCCGAGCATGCTCGCCGCGAGCAGCACGGTGTCGGTTCCCTCGAACCGGGGCACCAGTCCGGCCAGGGCGCCGCCGGCGTCAGGCGGTGCGACGAAGAGGCCCGAAACGAACCCGACAGCAATGACGCCCAGCAGGGTAAGAATGGCAAATTCGAAGGATTTCTGGCTGCGGTGCGACTGGAGCGCCAGCAGCAGCATGGACGCCAGGCCGATAATGACGCCGCCGGTCAGCAGGGGCAGGCCGAACAACAGGTTCAGTGCCACTGCCCCACCGATAACCTCGGCCATGTCAGTGGCCCCGGCAACGATCTCGGCCTGCACCCAATAGGCGCGGCGGCGCCGCGTGCCCAGGCGCTTCCCAAGGATTTCGGGCAGGCTCATGCCGGTGGCGAGCCCCAGCTTGGCTGACTGGTACTGGATCAGTACGGCCATGCCATTGGCTGCAACGAGGACCCAGACCAGGAGGTAGCCGAAGCTGGCGCCGGCGGTCAGGTTGGCGGCGACATTTCCCGGGTCGACGTAGGCAATGGCAGCAACGAATGCCGGCCCGAGCAGGAGCAGGCGGGACCAGATCCTGGGGGTGGCGGATTCCGCCGTCATTGTTGAAACAGCCATTGCGTGTCCTCGTCGTTGCGGGCGTCGATATGACGAGGATACCCCGAATTTAGGTATACCGAAAAGTAGGAGTAAGGAGTACCGGCAGATCGGTGTGCTGCCGCTGTTGCTACTGGTTTTTGTTTGCCCTGTTGATCCGCTTGGCCCGGTCAATCTCGCGCCGGAAGTACTTCCTGGTCCAGAACACCCCGGCTACAACGGCAACCGCGATGATCAGGAAAATAAGCCATCCCATGATGAACTCCTTTCAGTGGTGCAACAGTACCAGTGGGCCCTTAACGAAAAAGGACAGCCCCGCTGCTACTGCAGCGGGGCTGTCCTTCAGGTCAGCAAGTACTACTTGATGATCTTGGTAACACGTCCCGAACCAACGGTGCGGCCGCCTTCGCGGATTGCGAAGCCGAGGCCCTCTTCCATAGCGATCGGCTGGATGAGCGCAACGGTCATCTCAGTGTTGTCGCCAGGCATAACCATTTCCGTGCCCTCGGGCAGGGTGATAACGCCGGTTACGTCCGTGGTGCGGAAGTAGAACTGCGGGCGGTAGTTGGAGTAGAACGGGTTGTGACGTCCGCCTTCGTCCTTGGAGAGGATGTAGACGTTGGCCTCGAAGTCGGTGTGCGGGGTGATGGAACCCGGCTTGACGACAACCTGGCCACGCTCGACATCGTCGCGCTTCAGACCGCGGAGCAGGAGGCCACAGTTCTCGCCAGCCCATGCTTCGTCCAGCTGCTTGTGGAACATCTCGATACCGGTAACCGTGGTCTTCTGGACCGGGCGGATGCCGACGATCTCGACCTCGGAGTTGATGGCGAGGGTTCCACGCTCGGCGCGGCCCGTAACAACGGTGCCACGACCGGTGATGGTGAAGACGTCCTCGATCGGCATCAGGAACGGCTTGTCGCGGTCACGTACGGGGTCCGGAACGGACTCGTCGACAGCAGCCATCAGGTCCTCAACGGACTTGACCCACTCGGGGTCGCCTTCCAGGGCCTTCAGGCCGGAAACGCGGACAACCGGAGCGTTGTCGCCATCGAAGCCCTGCGAGCTCAGGAGCTCACGAACTTCCATTTCGACGAGGTCGAGGAGTTCCTCGTCCTCAACCATGTCAGCCTTGTTCAGCGCGACCAGCAGGTAGGGAACACCAACCTGGCGGGCGAGCAGAACGTGCTCGCGGGTCTGAGCCATCGGGCCGTCGGTAGCGGCAACCACGAGGATTGCGCCGTCCATCTGGGCAGCACCGGTGATCATGTTCTTGATGTAGTCAGCGTGGCCGGGGGCGTCAACGTGTGCGTAGTGACGCTTCTCGGTCTGGTACTCCACGTGGGAGATGTTGATGGTAATACCGCGCTGACGCTCTTCGGGTGCAGAGTCAATCGACGCGAAGTCACGCTTCTCGTTGAGATCCGGGTACTTGTCGTACAGCACCTTGGAAATGGCGGCCGTCAGCGTCGTCTTACCGTGGTCAACGTGACCAATGGTGCCGATGTTGACGTGCGGCTTAGTCCGCTCGAACTTTGCCTTTGCCACAGGTTCCTCCTAGAACGTTTTCAAATAGCTTGCCCTCCAGCCGCGCTTATCGCGGTAGAACTCAGGCAAGTCTACTTGGGGGGCTTTGGATTGGTGAAATTGCAGATTCAGGAACTAATACTAATCCCCTGAGCCTGTTCGTGCAGGGGCCGGACCGGCTTGCCGGATGAATCCGGCCGGCCCGGCCACCTGCACCGGCTGCGCTGTCCGCTGGCGGACTGCCCAACCGAGGTGTTCGCTTTGAAAGTCCGGAAGGACTACTCGCCGCGGGACT
Protein-coding regions in this window:
- a CDS encoding Nramp family divalent metal transporter, with the translated sequence MAVSTMTAESATPRIWSRLLLLGPAFVAAIAYVDPGNVAANLTAGASFGYLLVWVLVAANGMAVLIQYQSAKLGLATGMSLPEILGKRLGTRRRRAYWVQAEIVAGATDMAEVIGGAVALNLLFGLPLLTGGVIIGLASMLLLALQSHRSQKSFEFAILTLLGVIAVGFVSGLFVAPPDAGGALAGLVPRFEGTDTVLLAASMLGATVMPHAIYLHSALARDRHGFSEDPAVRTRLIRTTRVDVAGALLLAGVVNIAMLLLAASSLRGVEGTDTIAGAHAAVTSALGPVIGVVFAVGLLASGLASTSVGCYAGATIMGGLLKVRIPLLVRRTVTLIPALAVLGAGIEPTLALVLSQVLLSFGIPFALIPLIRLTGSRKVMGIHADSKPLKIAGWTSATLIVGLNCVLIFLTVLGHG
- the tuf gene encoding elongation factor Tu: MAKAKFERTKPHVNIGTIGHVDHGKTTLTAAISKVLYDKYPDLNEKRDFASIDSAPEERQRGITINISHVEYQTEKRHYAHVDAPGHADYIKNMITGAAQMDGAILVVAATDGPMAQTREHVLLARQVGVPYLLVALNKADMVEDEELLDLVEMEVRELLSSQGFDGDNAPVVRVSGLKALEGDPEWVKSVEDLMAAVDESVPDPVRDRDKPFLMPIEDVFTITGRGTVVTGRAERGTLAINSEVEIVGIRPVQKTTVTGIEMFHKQLDEAWAGENCGLLLRGLKRDDVERGQVVVKPGSITPHTDFEANVYILSKDEGGRHNPFYSNYRPQFYFRTTDVTGVITLPEGTEMVMPGDNTEMTVALIQPIAMEEGLGFAIREGGRTVGSGRVTKIIK